In Erigeron canadensis isolate Cc75 chromosome 8, C_canadensis_v1, whole genome shotgun sequence, the DNA window ACGTTCCTCGTGAGCAACTAACCATCCCAGACTTTGTTTTTCAGttaagttttttattctttcttgaATAGTCTCAACTTTTGCATTGTTCTTATAGTACTATTGATCAGAAGCATTACCCTCACCTTTACCATTATAAGAGCATCCACGATGCATAAAAGTTTTTCTGACTTGTTAGTTTTGCCTAATCATATTTCCACTAACTTTAATTTATCGAAAAACCTATCTATTTCAATTCGTAAACCTtttaaaaagcttttttttgttataatgatATTAAAAACCATGAGCATTTGCCTTTCAGTGACTTACAAAACTCAAGTGATTGCCAACTTAGTTAAACTTTAAGTCTTCATTTCCAATGCAATTTGTCTTTAATAGCTTATTTGAGGGAAAAACGAAGCTCTTCATTTAGTCCCCATTGGAGATGCTCTAATGATGTGATACATTGGATTCTTACTTTATGAGTTTTTGGTATCTAGGCATGATTTGGAAGTGAATGGAGGGAAGGGTCTTACTGTGGATACACGGACgaaatatgcatataatcaaaCCTAGGTAACGTCTTTAATGTAATTGTTTCATGGTTGTTGTAGACTGTAGTAGTTTAGCACATAGAGGgttgtaattgtaattttattttgttattccTTGCTCTGTACTTTTTTCTCTAGAAAGGAATTTTGGACATCTTTCAAATCCATAGAATAATGTCCCTTTCCTAATCAGTTAGTTTTTGTGTGATACTTTTCTTGAATGAATTGTAGTTAGTGTTGTTGAACTTCTGATTTATCATAATTAACATACATATGTAGTGCATTGGTGTTGGGTGGCACGTGAACCACTCCCGCTCAGCTGCAGCAGGCATGCCACATTGACTccactggtggtggtggtggtggtggtggcggggGTGTGGTGGATACGGCTGGAAAATCATTCAAAACAGTTGGGCTATGATAAGCCATATTAAGTGCAGGtaaatcaaatattaatatttttggttCTGTAATGTTAAACTGGCGAGGCTTATAAAACAAAAGGTCATGTAAAGTGTGTTACAGGTACTGTAGTTAGAGGTGACAAAACTTTACCACTTTGGAAACGCTTGGTCGTGCAGTGCAAGTGTTTAGCCCTGTCCTTGTAATATCATGTATAATAATGTATGCGCAGAAGTAAGGTCTTAGACTCGCAGAAGACAACTGAAAAGTCTCTCGAGGTTTCTGTATTAATGTATCATACACAACTTTTcaaatacaatacaaatttACGTATTTAACTTGGTATCAAAGCTAGGTTAAGGCATGTTCCACCCTGTTTACTAATGATAATTCAAGAATGGTGTGACCATAATTCTATATATGTAGTATGTGATTTCTATTTTAAGTTGCTATGATTACGCTTTTAAGCAATAGTAAATAATCAGTTTTTCTCTCCGACACGCCTTCACTTTTGGCCGACTAAATCCTACAGAGGTTTGGATCTACCCCCACACACAATTGAACCAGGAGTTCTGTCAAAGTACACTACCTAGGTTGCACAATGTTTGATTGCAGTACTGCAGTAGTTGATCTGTTTAATTTGGCCTCTGAAGTAAACAGATGCACCACATCCCCCGCCGaatatcatttaaaaaataagggTAAAGAAAGATGTAAACAACCAAACAAATAAAGAAACCGACGAAATCTACTTGCTGGTGTTATACTCCACCAGACTACTTTCATCTTCAATGTAAATCTTGAATCAACCAAAATTAACCAGTCTGAAATAAGCAAATGCCAAACTgcttaataaaatattacattgCATCCTACAAAGCAAACTAGATGTGTACAAAGGTACAAAATGGGCCTATCAGAAATGTGACTAAAATGGGCTGAACACAAGTGTCGGGCCTAGACCCGTTCGTATAACTCAAGTACAAACTAGCTTGGCTCCTAAGGCGTTTAGATGATGAATGATTATCACATGGAGACAATAGTTTCACTTTATGTTCATAAAGGACATGTAGTAAGCAAACTGGCATCCCATTGCTGTCTTTGCCATCTGCCATCATTTCAAAAAAGCAACTATCTCAAGGAGAAGAAGCACAAGAACTAATAACCTTAGATTGAGCTTTGTGCTCTTCCACGTGCGTTACACTCTGACCCCTTTTCTGATGGGAATGAAAACCGCTCACTAGCTCTTATATTACTTGCAGTCAATCAGTGGAACTCTGTACAAATAACCCTTCACCCATATGGGGCTGGTTTCATCCTAAAGAATGTTGAGTTATTTCTTTATTCAATCGGAGCAATACGGATGAACCAAAGATGGGTGCCTCGTTATTAGATTTGATGACATCTTTAGAGTGTCGAACATTCTTTCTTCATGATATTATGGACATTCTTTCTGACTGTCAAAATACTTAGTTGCAAAGATTTTTACTCAAATGAGTCGACTGTCACAATTTTCATCTGAAAACAGGTATCACTATGAGCACATACTAGGAACCAACCATATACATTAAAGGGATGCAGTTAAAAAATCCTTCTCATGGCCACCCATGGTTCAACCGGTAAACACCTTCGAGCCAAGAGATCTACTAAACGAAAACGCCCACAAGTATTTAGAAATACAAAAACGAATTCTCAAACACTTTAAGttgatttctttttcaaatGTGTAAATCAGTCAAAAACATCACCTGCTCATCACTTTAGACAAACTAAAAACATGGGTTGAGCACTTGACCAAATAATTGTAGAACACTATGTAAAGTTACCAGAAAACATTGCTGAATGAGTTCCACTTGATTAGCATTATAAACTAAAACCTTTTCAGCTGATAACTGTCATTTTGATCTTAGTATGTATCCATAAGAAACCCTGAGGAGGCTGTTTAGAATGATATCAGCACCAGAAAGCCAACAACAGTTCACCGTTTTCCATAAATATCACACTGACTGAACAGCTACTGAATTACCTGCAGCACATCTTTGCCTTCGAGGCCGTCTGGTCGTCTTACCCCACCCTGTCAAGCTTCTTTCATCCAATCCCACCACCTCAACATTGTTAGACGGCTTAGATGGCGATAGCAGAGGAGACAGTGGTGCAATGGCAGCCGGAATTATCTCCACCGCCTTCACCTTCAGCCTACCACGTGTTCCAATCTTTTTCCCATTTTTCCTTGTAGATCCTATCCAAGAATGCCCTGTAGCTCTCATCAACCCTCCAAATATTTGATGATCTTCACTTATCTCATGCCTAGACAATGAAGCCATACCTGGAAGAATATCCCTTTGGAAATCCCTCCGTGGCCTACCTCTTCTTGCTTGCCCTCGCCGTGGTCTGCTCGTTACTGCATGACACACTTCATCTGGTTCCTGAATATCAAGAACCACCGGTGCAGGCATATAATCTTCTTCTTTAGTCTCCTCTAACTGTAAAGTCAACATCTCGTATTCATCGATTTCACGAGGGGGGGAAATCACGTTTTTCACGCACGAATCAATCACCTCAACAAACCATAAAAGCGGATAGTCCTCATTGCCTGCATTAGAAACGAGCTCTGCTTTAACTTTCTGGCTGGATATTGCAACAATAGCTTCGGCTGCAATCTTTGCAAGCTCATCACTTTCGGAATGATCTGGTTTTGGTTCAGTTTCTTTGTGATTATCTTCGTCCTCGGTCTCTGAAACAGCAGGTGCTTCTAAATCTATATCCATTGTCCTCATTTTCGAGCTTTTGAAAGATTCTTCTACCAACAAATCATCATCCTCGGTCACACACGAATTTAAGTCAAAATGATTCTTGAGACTCTTGGTTTCCGAATCTGTTTTGACATCAGTCTGTTTGTCTATATGTTCAGAAGCACTGACCTCCTCCCAGGCGACATTGATGTCAAATCCTCTGTGTTCAATTGATGCAGAGGTCGAAACCAAATCATCATTTTTCGGAATACAAAAGTCACCAAAAATCGGAAGCCCTGATAGATTATTTTTAGCAGCTAAAAGTGAATCATCTTCCTCCTTTGGCATATCACCCACATGGTCGTCCTTTTTAAAgtcatttttacatacaacagGCTTAGCTAAAAGCCATGATGGCACTGTTTGATcacattttcttgatttttcatcatcatcagacaATGTTTGAACGGCATTCAAGTCCATGACTTTGGCAGTATCAGTTAAGTCCACGAAGTTTGAGCCTTTAAAGATCTTTTGTGACCCATCATTATGTATACCTCGATTACGATAATCAAAACCAACTGAAGGCAAATGAGCCAATAAATCTTTTGAACTGGATGATGAGCCGTTGTAAAACCCGTTGCCATTTTTCTGCCACTTGTCTCTTAAAACCTCATGGCTCTTGGGAGATGATAGACATGAAGGATGTGTTTGAAACGGGGTTAACTTACGAGACAAGCTATCATTTGACTTTTCCCATGATTGACCCGAGGAGGACCAAGAATTCCCCAGATTAGAGGAACTAATAAACGGGTATGCGCTACCAGTGCTAAAGAGTGAAGGGGATTGATTAAAATGGGAATGATCTtgaaattttgaagaaatttcTGTTCCTCCAGGTTGAACTTTCTTACCATGCAAATGCCGCAGAGTATCAGATCTCTGCAGCCGGCTAGATTCAAAACATTGAGATGTGTAATTCATGTTGCTTCTACCGCTCCCTGTAAAAAAGCTGTTATTTAGTGTTTTTATGAAAAGAGGGAACCTGAAAGATAACAGTAAAGGTGGCATTTTCATTGCATTTGCTTATAAATGGGTCGATTGTgatacttttaagttttaacctcAGACTGGTCAAATGGGTCTATATAAAAAAGCCTTCAGGAAGACAGGGTAcgagtcaaatgggttgaaagtggCCAAAGTGTATTTTAATTTCCTACACTTTGGTAACGATGACAATTAACAATGAGTCAAATGGTTTATTTAGATTTTATAGATTATCATGGTAACAATGTTGTTTTCGTACTCATATTTGACTCATTGTTCAATTGTCAAAAATCAAGAAACAAACTAGAACTGACAAGAACTcttttttgacccattacccaactcGCTATCTTGCCGCCTCTAGATAATTGAGTCCAACATCAACAGAATggcaaaaataacaaaactgaAGACTTTAAAAGAGATGGAATCACCTGATTCACGCAGACAAGATGAAAACCTATCTCTTCCAATGACTTTACTTTCAGACAATGAATGATTAAATTCCGCTAGTTTGGCAGACGAACCAAGAAAGTCAACAGAGGCTGGGGTGGTTGCTTCTTGAATGTAAACTGGTTCATTAAGATCAGCCAACCCATTAGACTGCTTAAAGTGTTGACCATTTTTGGAACCATCTTTTATATGACTCTCATCAAGAAATGTCTTCCGTCCATTTTTTTGAATAGTGCCGTTTTCTATATGTTTGTAGCTCGAGATTTCAGAACCCTGGTTATCTACAGTCTGTTGACCTTCCTCTGGCTCAATGTACTCATGCGCCGGAAGTTCAAGATCAAATAAGTTTTTCCTTACCTTTGAAGGTCTACATTTAACCACTTCACAATCCTTTGAACCGTTTCCTTTTGAGCAACTTAAGGGAGAATTACTTATATCTGCACCAAAAATGAACGGCCTAGATGTAGAGTTCCCCATCGGGAAGCTAGGATTCTGCCACCTGTTAGCATCTTCATAAGGTTTTTGAGAGGGCATGAGGCTTGATGAAGATGACGTGTCGATATAAATATGGTACTTATGGCACTCCTTTCTTTTAACTTCTTCCATCATGTCTGTCTGTCTTCTATATAGACGGTGGAGCTCAGTAACCTGGTAACACAACACCAAAATCAAATTAAGGATTTTCCTTAAGGGCAATACCCTTGTACCCAAGAAATAATTCAcataagggggtgtttggcatTGTGTTAACTAATTTAGGACACGGAATGATCAAAATCAGATAATTAGCTATAACAAAATGCACTGTCGCAGGAGATAATATTTGAATGTGCATACGCTGTTTTCAGCGGTGACAATCAGATAAGCAGttgtttatttgtttcaaaaactctaaTTATTGATGCTTTACATATAAAATGACTTGTATATGAATTGATTGCTGCTATCCGGAATGGATAACTGAGCAAAAAGTTTAAAAGATACCTGGTTCTTAAAGATAGCTTCGTGTTGAAGCATTTTATGTTTTAAGTCATCTTTACCATGACCTAAATACGCGTCTGTGATGGTTCGTGGAGTAAAACCATCGTAATAGTGGCCATTTGATAACGAGTTAAAGAGATGCCAGCTGCTACTATTAGAATCTTCATTACCATTTCTCATGGAGTAATGTCCCGGGAACGAGTTCTTATAGTGAACTTCTGTTCCCATTCCTGTTAGATTGCCATAAAATATCATTCAAAATCAATACCAAATAGTTAATGTAGCTAAAAAGGACAACTTAACTATATTAGATCATGTTCTGTAACAAAAAAAAGCATACGGAAAGACTTTTCGCCCTCTGctcaacaaacaacaatccTTGAACCTTATGGCAGCAAAAACTATGTGTTCGATGCCCCGAGTTCAtgttataatatacatatatataggtgtgtgtgtgtgtgtgtgaaatgaaCACTAACAATTTACCATCTCAAGGAACTCTAGTTATAGCTAAAAGAAGGTCTAAATCTGTTAGCAGTTAATACTGATTAAgaatgttaattaatttaaataattaaacagCGAAAACAGATCCCAcataaattttgtgttttttggcTTAACTCTTATTAAATTGCAGctaaaacttaataaaattttaacaaaaaaacaaaattaagaaaCAGAACAGAAAATCTAACTCACATAGAACATACACTGAAGTTGATTTCTATTTACTGATATCGGTACCTTTCAGTATCAAATAATTGCATTGACAAATTTagaattttttaaactt includes these proteins:
- the LOC122578235 gene encoding uncharacterized protein LOC122578235 translates to MGTEVHYKNSFPGHYSMRNGNEDSNSSSWHLFNSLSNGHYYDGFTPRTITDAYLGHGKDDLKHKMLQHEAIFKNQVTELHRLYRRQTDMMEEVKRKECHKYHIYIDTSSSSSLMPSQKPYEDANRWQNPSFPMGNSTSRPFIFGADISNSPLSCSKGNGSKDCEVVKCRPSKVRKNLFDLELPAHEYIEPEEGQQTVDNQGSEISSYKHIENGTIQKNGRKTFLDESHIKDGSKNGQHFKQSNGLADLNEPVYIQEATTPASVDFLGSSAKLAEFNHSLSESKVIGRDRFSSCLRESGSGRSNMNYTSQCFESSRLQRSDTLRHLHGKKVQPGGTEISSKFQDHSHFNQSPSLFSTGSAYPFISSSNLGNSWSSSGQSWEKSNDSLSRKLTPFQTHPSCLSSPKSHEVLRDKWQKNGNGFYNGSSSSSKDLLAHLPSVGFDYRNRGIHNDGSQKIFKGSNFVDLTDTAKVMDLNAVQTLSDDDEKSRKCDQTVPSWLLAKPVVCKNDFKKDDHVGDMPKEEDDSLLAAKNNLSGLPIFGDFCIPKNDDLVSTSASIEHRGFDINVAWEEVSASEHIDKQTDVKTDSETKSLKNHFDLNSCVTEDDDLLVEESFKSSKMRTMDIDLEAPAVSETEDEDNHKETEPKPDHSESDELAKIAAEAIVAISSQKVKAELVSNAGNEDYPLLWFVEVIDSCVKNVISPPREIDEYEMLTLQLEETKEEDYMPAPVVLDIQEPDEVCHAVTSRPRRGQARRGRPRRDFQRDILPGMASLSRHEISEDHQIFGGLMRATGHSWIGSTRKNGKKIGTRGRLKVKAVEIIPAAIAPLSPLLSPSKPSNNVEVVGLDERSLTGWGKTTRRPRRQRCAAGNSVAVQSV